A portion of the Ricinus communis isolate WT05 ecotype wild-type chromosome 10, ASM1957865v1, whole genome shotgun sequence genome contains these proteins:
- the LOC8287125 gene encoding uncharacterized protein LOC8287125 isoform X2 — protein MAISQCLKPTILVASTSSNYLYFHSSLPFPLKTRTKLHMFSTIPSRIHNLQHPLPILSRRLFLPAVSGIWDALTGANNNAREAVLAIRRGMLLFRQGDVLGSLVEFDKAMELDPRQKAYLWQRGLSLYYLDRFEEGAEQFRLDVAQNPNDTEESIWCFLCEAQLYGVDEARKQFLEVGRDPRPVMREAYSMFKDGGDPEKLVTAFSNGRENEYFYASLYAGLYHESQNEPDAAKFHIVAASKSPYGQGNWSID, from the exons ATGGCAATAAGCCAGTGCTTAAAACCCACAATCCTTGTAGCCTCCACTTCCTCCAATTACTTATATTTTCATTCATCGCTCCCATTTCCACTCAAAACCCGCACAAAATTACACATGTTTAGCACCATTCCTTCGAGAATTCATAATCTTCAACACCCGTTACCTATTTTATCAAGAAGATTATTTCTCCCTGCAGTATCTGGTATCTGGGATGCCTTAACAGGTGCCAACAACAATGCCCGTGAAGCCGTGCTGGCAATTAGACGTGGAATGCTACTCTTTAGACag GGGGATGTTTTGGGTTCTTTAGTGGAATTTGATAAGGCAATGGAGTTGGATCCTCGTCAAAAGGCTT ATCTTTGGCAAAGAGGCTTATCGCTTTACTATCTTGATAG GTTTGAGGAAGGGGCAGAGCAGTTCCGGTTAGATGTTGCGCAAAATCCAAATGATACAGAGGAGTCAATATGGTGCTTTCTCTGTGAAGCTCAACTGTATGGAGTTGATGAAGCAAGGAAGCAATTCCTTGAG GTTGGCAGAGATCCACGACCTGTCATGCGAGAAGCCTATAGCATGTTTAAAGATGGCGGTGATCCAGAAAAG CTTGTCACTGCATTTTCAAATGGCCGGGAGAATGAGTACTTTTATGCTTCTTTATATGCTGGGCTATATCATGAATCCCAG AATGAACCAGATGCAGCCAAATTTCATATAGTTGCTGCGTCTAAGTCTCCTTACGGACAAGG AAACTGGAGCATTGACTGA
- the LOC8287125 gene encoding uncharacterized protein LOC8287125 isoform X1: MAISQCLKPTILVASTSSNYLYFHSSLPFPLKTRTKLHMFSTIPSRIHNLQHPLPILSRRLFLPAVSGIWDALTGANNNAREAVLAIRRGMLLFRQGDVLGSLVEFDKAMELDPRQKAYLWQRGLSLYYLDRFEEGAEQFRLDVAQNPNDTEESIWCFLCEAQLYGVDEARKQFLEVGRDPRPVMREAYSMFKDGGDPEKLVTAFSNGRENEYFYASLYAGLYHESQNEPDAAKFHIVAASKSPYGQGSDDYMAALANVHCLCRNWSID, from the exons ATGGCAATAAGCCAGTGCTTAAAACCCACAATCCTTGTAGCCTCCACTTCCTCCAATTACTTATATTTTCATTCATCGCTCCCATTTCCACTCAAAACCCGCACAAAATTACACATGTTTAGCACCATTCCTTCGAGAATTCATAATCTTCAACACCCGTTACCTATTTTATCAAGAAGATTATTTCTCCCTGCAGTATCTGGTATCTGGGATGCCTTAACAGGTGCCAACAACAATGCCCGTGAAGCCGTGCTGGCAATTAGACGTGGAATGCTACTCTTTAGACag GGGGATGTTTTGGGTTCTTTAGTGGAATTTGATAAGGCAATGGAGTTGGATCCTCGTCAAAAGGCTT ATCTTTGGCAAAGAGGCTTATCGCTTTACTATCTTGATAG GTTTGAGGAAGGGGCAGAGCAGTTCCGGTTAGATGTTGCGCAAAATCCAAATGATACAGAGGAGTCAATATGGTGCTTTCTCTGTGAAGCTCAACTGTATGGAGTTGATGAAGCAAGGAAGCAATTCCTTGAG GTTGGCAGAGATCCACGACCTGTCATGCGAGAAGCCTATAGCATGTTTAAAGATGGCGGTGATCCAGAAAAG CTTGTCACTGCATTTTCAAATGGCCGGGAGAATGAGTACTTTTATGCTTCTTTATATGCTGGGCTATATCATGAATCCCAG AATGAACCAGATGCAGCCAAATTTCATATAGTTGCTGCGTCTAAGTCTCCTTACGGACAAGG GTCTGATGACTATATGGCTGCTCTTGCCAATGTCCATTGTCTATGCAGAAACTGGAGCATTGACTGA
- the LOC8287121 gene encoding uncharacterized protein LOC8287121 isoform X1: MSAARHGAEISDARTLSEISEVDTFRLSLDLVSAAKRNIGFLRAVSDSQGLHEKPAVLEAIRRYEELWMPLICDLMEGSTPPMVLPPLDIEWVWFCHTLNPVSYRQYCKARFSKLIGKPAIFYEENEEYALMRCQEYWIHRYPNESFENEVDSSSLQLDPVVKNEDLFNEVKKHRHVYSKFSLPYMSELVYLIAARQRYKGFLYALQRFADDGCSLLVPSLDVLLMLMTHQSYPTVYAEDMKVIETEVSEKVVGMWENVKVKEVEETKMIWERAFDQPYEKAGASIEFNGLASVKPPIYWEVSDTDVNTKYKSLLPRFLLEVCIFVRLNSRMKAVQDDIKQNFLRLRAVRCHRELKIDKPFSTFSFDSWKKVSHLYCEFGTKGVLLELRKHCRGFFKSSKLEGSATFLWNDLLRAHSLTLEREIDKQVRVVASITPPVQASYLLKCVPDRVTDDSGAMVSDVILRMNHYKPQEGRWLSRTVLDHAGRECFVIRMRVGGGIWRRGGETPSAVRWEDRIIEVREGSWKYVAGSIGRAPEKVVGTATPKEPPENWQASWCFSTGEKLLINWESSSTSSSDLRFCLINQASPDSTMKLLKGRRMQYQANKISRESKKENNEVDNEEDEDEDEDEVGFMTLVRFTEDNPIGRATALLNWKLLIVEILPEEDVVFALLLCISILRSVSEMRKEDVGSLLIRRRVKEAKLGARDWGAVILHPSSFSPSISSPYLKPWHWNAKAVITSDGVNNLTKHPATNSSQVEGGEKLYKRGIIT; this comes from the exons ATGTCCGCGGCTCGCCACGGCGCCGAAATATCGGACGCTAGAACGCTCAGCGAAATATCGGAAGTCGACACTTTTCGTCTAAGTTTGGATCTTGTATCTGCTGCTAAGAGAAATATCGGGTTCTTAAGAGCAGTGAGCGACTCCCAGGGGCTTCACGAGAAACCAGCTGTTCTTGAAGCTATTAGAAG ATATGAAGAGCTATGGATGCCGTTGATTTGTGATCTGATGGAGGGGTCAACGCCTCCTATGGTGCTTCCTCCTCTGGATATTGAATGGGTTTGGTTCTGTCATACTTTGAATCCG GTCAGTTACAGGCAATACTGCAAGGCAAGATTCTCAAAACTAATAGGCAAGCCAGCAATTTTTTATGAGGAAAATGAAGAGTATGCATTGATGagatgtcaagaatattggaTACATAGATACCCAAATGAGTCTTTTGAGAATGAAGTTGATTCCAGTAGTTTGCAATTAGACCCAGTTGTTAAGAATGAAGATTTATTCAATGAAGTCAAGAAACATAGACATGTATATAGTAAATTTTCATTGCCATACATGAGTGAGCTTGTGTACTTGATAGCAGCCAGACAACGGTACAAGGGATTCTTGTATGCTTTGCAGAGATTTGCAGACGATGGGTGTTCCCTTTTAGTTCCTAGTTTGGATGTCCTGCTTATGTTGATGACACATCAG AGTTATCCGACAGTATATGCAGAGGATATGAAGGTGATTGAGACTGAGGTGTCGGAGAAGGTAGTGGGGATGTGGGAGAATGTGAAAGTGAAAGAGGTTGAAGAGACAAAAATGATTTGGGAAAGAGCATTTGATCAACCTTATGAGAAAGCTGGTGCTTCTATAGAGTTCAATGGGCTTGCCTCAGTGAAGCCACCAATTTATTGGGAGGTATCAGATACGGATGTCAACACCAAATACAAGTCCTTGCTTCCAAGGTTCTTGCTGGAG GTATGTATTTTTGTCAGGCTCAACTCTAGAATGAAGGCAGTGCAAGATGATATAAAACAAAACTTTCTGCGTTTACGAGCTGTAAGATGCCACAGGGAGCTGAAGATAGATAAGCCCTTTTCCACTTTCTCCTTTGATTCATGGAAAAAAGTTTCTCATCTGTATTGTGAGTTTGGCACCAAAGGAGTACTGCTGGAGCTTCGCAAACATTGTCGTGGCTTCTTTAAATCAAGCAAATTAGAAGGCTCTGCTACATTTCTCTGGAATGACTTGCTAAGAGCACACTCTCTTACTTTGGAAAGAGAAATAGATAAGCAAGTCAGGGTAGTTGCTTCAATTACCCCACCAGTTCAAGCATCATACTTGTTAAAATGTGTTCCAGATAGAGTCACTGATGATTCAGGGGCTATGGTATCAGATGtcattttgagaatgaaccaTTACAAGCCTCAGGAAGGTCGTTGGCTGTCTCGCACTGTTCTTGATCATGCAGGAAGAGAGTGTTTTGTTATACGAATGAG AGTGGGAGGAGGGATCTGGAGGAGAGGAGGTGAAACCCCATCAGCTGTGAGATGGGAAGATAGGATTATAGAGGTCCGGGAAGGTTCTTGGAAATATGTGGCTGGTTCCATTGGTAGAGCACCCG AGAAAGTAGTAGGAACAGCAACACCTAAGGAGCCTCCAGAAAATTGGCAAGCTTCTTGGTGTTTCTCAACAGGAGAAAAATTGTTGATAAATTGggaatcatcatcaacatcatcgTCTGACTTGAGGTTTTGTTTAATAAATCAAGCATCTCCTGATTCAACA ATGAAGTTATTAAAAGGGCGGAGAATGCAATATCAAGCCAATAAAATTAGTCGAGAAagtaaaaaggaaaacaatGAAGTAGATAATGAAGAAGacgaagatgaagatgaagatgaggTGGGCTTCATGACACTTGTTCGGTTCACAGAAGATAACCCAATTGGAAGAGCAACAGCTCTTCTCAATTGGAAGCTACTGATAGTTGAAATATTGCCAGAAGAGGATGTAGTTTTTGCACTTCTGCTGTGCATTTCGATCCTAAGAAGTGTATcagaaatgagaaaagaagATGTGGGAAGCCTGCTGATTAGGAGGAGAGTAAAAGAAGCAAAGCTTGGAGCTAGAGATTGGGGTGCTGTTATACTTCATCCTTCTTCATTCTCACCATCAATTTCTTCACCATATCTTAAGCCCTGGCACTGGAATGCCAAGGCTGTGATTACGTCAGACGGAGTGAATAATTTAACAAAGCACCCTGCCACTAATTCTTCACAAGTAGAAGGCGGTGAAAAATTGTATAAGCGAGGGATTATCACATGA
- the LOC8287123 gene encoding F-box protein PP2-B15 encodes MDLLPEDCFAHILSFISPKDACCTSIVSSAVRSSADLDTVWEKFLPSDYPEILFRLVSPINYSTKKELFTRLCNPHFLDEGRKIISLDKSTGKKRYMLGSRELSISWANNPLYWSWKIHPQSRFSEVAELRTICWLQVHGKFNTQMLSPRTVYKANLIVKFADRAYGLDTLPSETFLEVGNYKTKGKVYLRRGQGKKTANGVNRREASRVTAYSRDGSNSTSPYEREDGWTEIELGSFYNDDDADGGDGKEVEMGLKEVTGEHLKGGLIVEGIELRPKYSLEKRTFDQ; translated from the exons atggatCTCTTGCCTGAAGATTGTTTTGCACACATTCTATCATTCATATCTCCTAAGGATGCGTGCTGCACATCAATTGTTTCGTCGGCGGTTCGATCCTCAGCTGATTTAGACACGGTTTGGGAGAAATTTTTGCCCTCTGATTATCCAGAAATTCTGTTCAGATTAGTATCACCGATTAATTACTCAACTAAGAAGGAGTTGTTCACCAGGTTATGTAACCCACATTTTCTTGACGAGGGAAGAAAG ataatCTCACTGGATAAATCAACAGGCAAGAAACGTTACATGTTGGGTTCAAGGGAGCTTTCAATTTCTTGGGCTAACAATCCTCTCTACTGGTCCTGGAAAATCCATCCTCAATCAAG GTTCTCAGAAGTTGCTGAACTTAGAACAATTTGTTGGCTTCAAGTCCATGGAAAATTTAATACCCAGATGCTATCTCCGAGAACTGTTTACAAAGCCAATCTAATTGTCAAATTTGCTGATCGTGCCTATGGACTGGACACCTTACCATCCGAGACGTTTCTTGAAGTTGGAAACtacaaaacaaaaggaaaagtcTATTTACGCCGCGGCCAAGGGAAAAAGACTGCAAATGGTGTAAACAGAAGAGAAGCATCAAGAGTAACAGCATATAGCAGAGATGGCAGCAACAGCACAAGTCCTTATGAGCGGGAAGATGGATGGACGGAGATTGAATTGGGGAGTTTTTATAATGATGACGATGCTGACGGAGGAGACGGCAAAGAAGTGGAAATGGGCTTAAAGGAAGTGACTGGCGAGCATTTGAAAGGTGGGCTTATTGTTGAGGGAATTGAGCTTAGGCCCAAATActcattagaaaaaagaacCTTTGATCAATGA
- the LOC8287121 gene encoding uncharacterized protein LOC8287121 isoform X3: MSAARHGAEISDARTLSEISEVDTFRLSLDLVSAAKRNIGFLRAVSDSQGLHEKPAVLEAIRRYEELWMPLICDLMEGSTPPMVLPPLDIEWVWFCHTLNPVSYRQYCKARFSKLIGKPAIFYEENEEYALMRCQEYWIHRYPNESFENEVDSSSLQLDPVVKNEDLFNEVKKHRHVYSKFSLPYMSELVYLIAARQRYKGFLYALQRFADDGCSLLVPSLDVLLMLMTHQSYPTVYAEDMKVIETEVSEKVVGMWENVKVKEVEETKMIWERAFDQPYEKAGASIEFNGLASVKPPIYWEVSDTDVNTKYKSLLPRFLLEVCIFVRLNSRMKAVQDDIKQNFLRLRAVRCHRELKIDKPFSTFSFDSWKKVSHLYCEFGTKGVLLELRKHCRGFFKSSKLEGSATFLWNDLLRAHSLTLEREIDKQVRVVASITPPVQASYLLKCVPDRVTDDSGAMVSDVILRMNHYKPQEGRWLSRTVLDHAGRECFVIRMRVGGGIWRRGGETPSAVRWEDRIIEVREGSWKYVAGSIGRAPVQRK, from the exons ATGTCCGCGGCTCGCCACGGCGCCGAAATATCGGACGCTAGAACGCTCAGCGAAATATCGGAAGTCGACACTTTTCGTCTAAGTTTGGATCTTGTATCTGCTGCTAAGAGAAATATCGGGTTCTTAAGAGCAGTGAGCGACTCCCAGGGGCTTCACGAGAAACCAGCTGTTCTTGAAGCTATTAGAAG ATATGAAGAGCTATGGATGCCGTTGATTTGTGATCTGATGGAGGGGTCAACGCCTCCTATGGTGCTTCCTCCTCTGGATATTGAATGGGTTTGGTTCTGTCATACTTTGAATCCG GTCAGTTACAGGCAATACTGCAAGGCAAGATTCTCAAAACTAATAGGCAAGCCAGCAATTTTTTATGAGGAAAATGAAGAGTATGCATTGATGagatgtcaagaatattggaTACATAGATACCCAAATGAGTCTTTTGAGAATGAAGTTGATTCCAGTAGTTTGCAATTAGACCCAGTTGTTAAGAATGAAGATTTATTCAATGAAGTCAAGAAACATAGACATGTATATAGTAAATTTTCATTGCCATACATGAGTGAGCTTGTGTACTTGATAGCAGCCAGACAACGGTACAAGGGATTCTTGTATGCTTTGCAGAGATTTGCAGACGATGGGTGTTCCCTTTTAGTTCCTAGTTTGGATGTCCTGCTTATGTTGATGACACATCAG AGTTATCCGACAGTATATGCAGAGGATATGAAGGTGATTGAGACTGAGGTGTCGGAGAAGGTAGTGGGGATGTGGGAGAATGTGAAAGTGAAAGAGGTTGAAGAGACAAAAATGATTTGGGAAAGAGCATTTGATCAACCTTATGAGAAAGCTGGTGCTTCTATAGAGTTCAATGGGCTTGCCTCAGTGAAGCCACCAATTTATTGGGAGGTATCAGATACGGATGTCAACACCAAATACAAGTCCTTGCTTCCAAGGTTCTTGCTGGAG GTATGTATTTTTGTCAGGCTCAACTCTAGAATGAAGGCAGTGCAAGATGATATAAAACAAAACTTTCTGCGTTTACGAGCTGTAAGATGCCACAGGGAGCTGAAGATAGATAAGCCCTTTTCCACTTTCTCCTTTGATTCATGGAAAAAAGTTTCTCATCTGTATTGTGAGTTTGGCACCAAAGGAGTACTGCTGGAGCTTCGCAAACATTGTCGTGGCTTCTTTAAATCAAGCAAATTAGAAGGCTCTGCTACATTTCTCTGGAATGACTTGCTAAGAGCACACTCTCTTACTTTGGAAAGAGAAATAGATAAGCAAGTCAGGGTAGTTGCTTCAATTACCCCACCAGTTCAAGCATCATACTTGTTAAAATGTGTTCCAGATAGAGTCACTGATGATTCAGGGGCTATGGTATCAGATGtcattttgagaatgaaccaTTACAAGCCTCAGGAAGGTCGTTGGCTGTCTCGCACTGTTCTTGATCATGCAGGAAGAGAGTGTTTTGTTATACGAATGAG AGTGGGAGGAGGGATCTGGAGGAGAGGAGGTGAAACCCCATCAGCTGTGAGATGGGAAGATAGGATTATAGAGGTCCGGGAAGGTTCTTGGAAATATGTGGCTGGTTCCATTGGTAGAGCACCCG TACAGAGAAAGTAG
- the LOC8287124 gene encoding F-box protein PP2-B15: MEFTSLPEGCLSTVLSFTSPLHVCKSSLVSTSFQSAADSDIVWESFLPCDYPDIISRSITPLKFSSKKELFICLCDPIFLDGGRKNFKLEKSTGRKSYILSARDLSITWSNQAMYWNWVSLPESSFFEVAILRTVCWLEIQGKIKTQMLSPNTQYGAYLILKISDRAYGLDLIPCEVSIEVDNLLSSSTAYLRHGQYSKKQQMEHLFFANRTHMLKSRVVEGDARVPSGREDGWLEIELGEFFVNGESDEEVKMSLKEVKGQHLKGGLIIEGIEVRPKQYPSS, encoded by the exons ATGGAGTTTACTAGCTTGCCAGAAGGCTGTCTTTCCACTGTTCTTTCCTTCACATCTCCATTACATGTATGCAAATCATCTTTGGTTTCAACTTCATTTCAATCTGCTGCTGATTCTGATATTGTATGGGAAAGCTTTTTGCCTTGTGATTATCCAGATATTATCTCAAGGTCCATAACTCCTCTCAAATTTTCTTCAAAGAAAGAGCTTTTTATTTGTCTCTGCGACCCCATTTTCTTGGATGGTGGCAGAAAG AACTTCAAGTTAGAGAAATCAACTGGCAGGAAATCCTATATACTATCTGCAAGAGATCTTTCTATAACATGGAGTAATCAAGCAATGTATTGGAACTGGGTTTCTCTTCCTGAGTCAAG TTTTTTTGAAGTAGCTATACTTAGAACAGTGTGTTGGCTAGAAATACAAGGCAAGATTAAGACTCAAATGCTCTCACCAAACACTCAATATGGAGCatatcttatattgaaaatctCCGATCGAGCATATGGGCTCGATTTAATACCATGTGAGGTATCAATCGAGGTTGACAATCTATTGTCTAGCAGCACTGCGTATTTACGCCATGGTCAATATAGCAAGAAACAGCAAATGGAGCATCTATTTTTTGCCAATCGAACGCACATGCTAAAGTCAAGGGTGGTGGAAGGGGATGCAAGAGTCCCGAGTGGAAGAGAAGATGGGTGGTTGGAGATTGAGCTAGGAGAGTTCTTTGTTAATGGTGAAAGTGATGAAGAAGTGAAAATGAGTCTGAAGGAAGTAAAGGGTCAACATCTGAAAGGAGGGCTTATTATTGAAGGCATTGAAGTTAGGCCCAAGCAGTACCCATCATCATAA
- the LOC8287121 gene encoding uncharacterized protein LOC8287121 isoform X2, whose translation MRCQEYWIHRYPNESFENEVDSSSLQLDPVVKNEDLFNEVKKHRHVYSKFSLPYMSELVYLIAARQRYKGFLYALQRFADDGCSLLVPSLDVLLMLMTHQSYPTVYAEDMKVIETEVSEKVVGMWENVKVKEVEETKMIWERAFDQPYEKAGASIEFNGLASVKPPIYWEVSDTDVNTKYKSLLPRFLLEVCIFVRLNSRMKAVQDDIKQNFLRLRAVRCHRELKIDKPFSTFSFDSWKKVSHLYCEFGTKGVLLELRKHCRGFFKSSKLEGSATFLWNDLLRAHSLTLEREIDKQVRVVASITPPVQASYLLKCVPDRVTDDSGAMVSDVILRMNHYKPQEGRWLSRTVLDHAGRECFVIRMRVGGGIWRRGGETPSAVRWEDRIIEVREGSWKYVAGSIGRAPEKVVGTATPKEPPENWQASWCFSTGEKLLINWESSSTSSSDLRFCLINQASPDSTMKLLKGRRMQYQANKISRESKKENNEVDNEEDEDEDEDEVGFMTLVRFTEDNPIGRATALLNWKLLIVEILPEEDVVFALLLCISILRSVSEMRKEDVGSLLIRRRVKEAKLGARDWGAVILHPSSFSPSISSPYLKPWHWNAKAVITSDGVNNLTKHPATNSSQVEGGEKLYKRGIIT comes from the exons ATGagatgtcaagaatattggaTACATAGATACCCAAATGAGTCTTTTGAGAATGAAGTTGATTCCAGTAGTTTGCAATTAGACCCAGTTGTTAAGAATGAAGATTTATTCAATGAAGTCAAGAAACATAGACATGTATATAGTAAATTTTCATTGCCATACATGAGTGAGCTTGTGTACTTGATAGCAGCCAGACAACGGTACAAGGGATTCTTGTATGCTTTGCAGAGATTTGCAGACGATGGGTGTTCCCTTTTAGTTCCTAGTTTGGATGTCCTGCTTATGTTGATGACACATCAG AGTTATCCGACAGTATATGCAGAGGATATGAAGGTGATTGAGACTGAGGTGTCGGAGAAGGTAGTGGGGATGTGGGAGAATGTGAAAGTGAAAGAGGTTGAAGAGACAAAAATGATTTGGGAAAGAGCATTTGATCAACCTTATGAGAAAGCTGGTGCTTCTATAGAGTTCAATGGGCTTGCCTCAGTGAAGCCACCAATTTATTGGGAGGTATCAGATACGGATGTCAACACCAAATACAAGTCCTTGCTTCCAAGGTTCTTGCTGGAG GTATGTATTTTTGTCAGGCTCAACTCTAGAATGAAGGCAGTGCAAGATGATATAAAACAAAACTTTCTGCGTTTACGAGCTGTAAGATGCCACAGGGAGCTGAAGATAGATAAGCCCTTTTCCACTTTCTCCTTTGATTCATGGAAAAAAGTTTCTCATCTGTATTGTGAGTTTGGCACCAAAGGAGTACTGCTGGAGCTTCGCAAACATTGTCGTGGCTTCTTTAAATCAAGCAAATTAGAAGGCTCTGCTACATTTCTCTGGAATGACTTGCTAAGAGCACACTCTCTTACTTTGGAAAGAGAAATAGATAAGCAAGTCAGGGTAGTTGCTTCAATTACCCCACCAGTTCAAGCATCATACTTGTTAAAATGTGTTCCAGATAGAGTCACTGATGATTCAGGGGCTATGGTATCAGATGtcattttgagaatgaaccaTTACAAGCCTCAGGAAGGTCGTTGGCTGTCTCGCACTGTTCTTGATCATGCAGGAAGAGAGTGTTTTGTTATACGAATGAG AGTGGGAGGAGGGATCTGGAGGAGAGGAGGTGAAACCCCATCAGCTGTGAGATGGGAAGATAGGATTATAGAGGTCCGGGAAGGTTCTTGGAAATATGTGGCTGGTTCCATTGGTAGAGCACCCG AGAAAGTAGTAGGAACAGCAACACCTAAGGAGCCTCCAGAAAATTGGCAAGCTTCTTGGTGTTTCTCAACAGGAGAAAAATTGTTGATAAATTGggaatcatcatcaacatcatcgTCTGACTTGAGGTTTTGTTTAATAAATCAAGCATCTCCTGATTCAACA ATGAAGTTATTAAAAGGGCGGAGAATGCAATATCAAGCCAATAAAATTAGTCGAGAAagtaaaaaggaaaacaatGAAGTAGATAATGAAGAAGacgaagatgaagatgaagatgaggTGGGCTTCATGACACTTGTTCGGTTCACAGAAGATAACCCAATTGGAAGAGCAACAGCTCTTCTCAATTGGAAGCTACTGATAGTTGAAATATTGCCAGAAGAGGATGTAGTTTTTGCACTTCTGCTGTGCATTTCGATCCTAAGAAGTGTATcagaaatgagaaaagaagATGTGGGAAGCCTGCTGATTAGGAGGAGAGTAAAAGAAGCAAAGCTTGGAGCTAGAGATTGGGGTGCTGTTATACTTCATCCTTCTTCATTCTCACCATCAATTTCTTCACCATATCTTAAGCCCTGGCACTGGAATGCCAAGGCTGTGATTACGTCAGACGGAGTGAATAATTTAACAAAGCACCCTGCCACTAATTCTTCACAAGTAGAAGGCGGTGAAAAATTGTATAAGCGAGGGATTATCACATGA